One genomic window of Daphnia carinata strain CSIRO-1 unplaced genomic scaffold, CSIRO_AGI_Dcar_HiC_V3 NW_026453108.1, whole genome shotgun sequence includes the following:
- the LOC130700050 gene encoding larval cuticle protein LCP-22-like gives MKLFIVAAFLAVAAAVPSSYKPEYNAPGYPAPSYPVPKYTTPTYPAPVYPAPAYPTPSYNKDNKYADITATSQSDERNLDGSSQWSYAQSDYTTREESQVQKKMQGVTYDSYGKESYGEVLGNTNKGSSYWVSPEGEKFTLTWAADEAGFQPKGDHLPVAPVHEYELPVAPVHIPFNGKGYKIY, from the exons ATGAAGCTC TTCATCGtcgccgctttcttggccgtcgctgccgctgttccatccagctacaagccggagTACAACGCACCCGGCTACCCAGCCCCAAGCTACCCTGTACCGAAGTACACTACTCCTA cctaccctgcaccagtctaccccgcaccagcttaccctactcccagctacaacaaggataacaaatacgccgaCATCACCGccaccagccaatctgacgagcgcaatctcgatggcagcagccaatggag CTATGCCCAAtctgactacaccacccgcgaagagtctcaggttcagaagaagatgcaaggagtcacctacgattcctacggcaaagaatcgtacggtgaagtcctaggcaacaccaacaagggatcttcttactgggtttctcctgaaggcgagaagttcactttgacctgggcgGCTGACGAAGCTGGATTCCAGCCAAaaggtgatcacttgcccgtcgctcccgtccacgaatatgagctcccagttgcACCTGTTCACATCCCTTTCAACGGCAAAGGCTATAAGATTTACTAA